In a single window of the Tellurirhabdus bombi genome:
- the ruvX gene encoding Holliday junction resolvase RuvX — protein sequence MPRLLSIDYGAKRTGLAVTDPLQIIASALDTVPTHQLLDYLKKYVATEAVEAFIVGLPKHLDGSDTDNTPRVQGFVKRLQAALPDIPVHWHDERFTSRMALQSMIASGTKKKDRRDKGNIDKVSAVIILQSYMSSKDFLGNQG from the coding sequence ATGCCTCGACTGCTTTCTATCGATTACGGCGCGAAACGGACGGGTCTGGCTGTCACCGACCCTCTTCAAATCATTGCCTCTGCCCTGGATACGGTGCCGACGCATCAATTGCTGGATTATTTGAAAAAATACGTTGCGACCGAAGCGGTGGAGGCTTTCATCGTAGGTTTGCCAAAGCACCTTGACGGGTCGGATACGGACAACACACCCCGCGTACAGGGTTTTGTAAAAAGGCTACAGGCGGCTTTGCCCGACATTCCGGTGCATTGGCACGACGAGCGGTTTACGTCCCGAATGGCTTTGCAATCCATGATTGCCAGTGGGACTAAAAAGAAGGATCGGCGGGATAAAGGCAATATTGATAAAGTTAGTGCGGTCATTATCCTGCAATCATACATGAGTTCGAAGGACTTTTTAGGCAATCAAGGCTGA